The Calditrichota bacterium genome includes the window GTTTCTGAAATGCAAAACCAAGCAGTCCGTCTCCGGAAAGAATGGCTGTATTGACATCCCATTTTATGTGAACCGTTTCTTTGCCACGCCGTGTTTCATCCTGGTCCATTATATCATCATGAACTAATGTAAAATTATGCAGCAACTCCACAGCAGCGGCGGCATATGATGCGGATTTTGTATCTCCACCGGCAATGCCACAACTGAGCATAACCATCAAAGGTCGTATTTTTTTTCCGGATAATTCCAGAACATAATAAATCGGATCATAAAAAAGAGGTACATCCTGGTAAGTTGTAAGGCTGTTCATTTCCTGATCAATAAGCTGTAGATAGGGAGATAGTTTTTCTTGTAATGGCATATTATTTTATCAAAGTTTTGGGTTTGTATTTCTGCGATTTTGTAGGTTGAAAAGAATCGGAAAGAAAGCAGAATTCTATAATCCTTTACGCGTTTTACTTCCTACTTCTTAAATCTTACTTCTTATTTTCATTTCTAACCTTCGCAAAGGATATCATAAATATCATCTTTGTTGGGGGCCTCTAATAATCTCTGGCGTACATCATCGTTTTTAAGAAAACGAGAGATACTGGCTAACGCCTGAATATGCGGACCAGATGTATCGCGTGGTGACATAACCAGGAAAATAAAATGAGCCGGTTTTCCATCCAGGGACTCAAACTCAATACCTTCACGATGAAACCCAAAAGCAATAATCAGCTTGTCAACAGAATCACTTTTGGCATGTGGTACCGCCAGTCCATTTTCCATTCCGGTACTTAAATGTTTTTCCCGTGTTAAAATATCCTTCAAAGCATCTTCACGGCTTTTAACAAGCTCTTTTTCATGCAATACATCCAGCAATTCATTAATAGCATGTTTTTTATTTGAGCTTTTTAAAGGTGCGACGATTACATC containing:
- a CDS encoding PTS sugar transporter subunit IIA; translation: MKLSEILTPDVIVAPLKSSNKKHAINELLDVLHEKELVKSREDALKDILTREKHLSTGMENGLAVPHAKSDSVDKLIIAFGFHREGIEFESLDGKPAHFIFLVMSPRDTSGPHIQALASISRFLKNDDVRQRLLEAPNKDDIYDILCEG